GATAAAGCATTTCACTATTGGAAACAATGTTATCATTGACAAAAAGAGGAAAGCCTGGTGCCATATTGGAAAGTCCTCCGAAAGCCTCGTTTGTCTTACTAAAAACAACAGACTCTGAAATGATATATGTTCTAAAATTAGTAATATCTCTCTGCATCATTTTAGCTATTACCTCTATTTTTAAGATTAAATAATGGATACCAATTATTCCCCCACCAAAACACTATAGGGCAATTATTAGGAATGTTCCTATAAGTAAAAAACATTGTACCTAATCCAAATGTTTTATGGCTTTTAATAGTGTAGCCTAAGGGCCTAATCTGTTTAACTGTTAATGTTTTAACTTGACTTAAAATCTCAATGCCTTTTCGAAGAAAAATGTTTTCAAGCCTTATTCTGTTAGCAGCTGAGGAAAATAACGTCTCAGAAATTGGAGTTCCTTCCTTACGATAAGCTCTATCCTCATATTTATCTGCATCTAGAGAAGTAAGGTAGGCCTTAATTTCGTTTGGTTGATCTGCTATTGGAATCATCAAATTCAACTTAGAATTGTAAGCTTTAGCGTTATTTTCGATTTCATATGCTCTACTGAACTTAATGTATTTTTTAATTTTATCATCAAATTCCATCATTAGCCGATATTCTGTGTTATTCGCTCCCCAACTGTGTAAACATGTAAAGCATAAACTTACTTTAATATCTTTTTGCTTAATGTATTCGTAATTAGTAATTGCTGCATTGTGAGCATTAGAGGATTTTAACCAGTTACAAAGATTGGTAAATAATGTATTTCCTGTAGCTAACACATCATCTAAATAAAGATAATGAGAATGTGTTTGTCCACAGTTATCCAAAGTCATGTTATAATTTTCTTGCAAAACCTCACCCAACAGATCAATTAATTCTTTTTGGCTCTTACCATCTTTTTGTAAGTCCAAAATTACAGTGTTAACCATGAGTTCTTCTCCAGATGAATATCCATATGTTTTAGTGAGGTAGTTTATAGCTACTTTTAAAAAATTTTTACATTCATCTTTTGTTAAATACGTTTTTTCAAAAATGATACTTAATTCCTCAAGTATAAATACTCGATCAGCTTCATCAAATTGGCATACCCATTTGACGACGTGCTCCTCTGTCATTCGATTATTTTCATAATCGTTTAAGATTGTCGAGATTTTTTTCGATAAATCTCCAAGCATTATCCAATATTATTTATATAATTTATACTGTTATCAGTTATCCAGTCGCCAACTAAATTAGATTACTAGATTATAACTCACAAATCTATTAAAATTGATTGTTCCCAGATTAACTTATTGATGAATAGGTAATTTATTGAATTTTAATCCCTTGTTTTTTATTTCGCTAAATAAATTACATAAAATAAGTGAATCTATTAATATAAGGTCCATTTATTTCTCTTCTGGAACGCAATGGCTCTGTAATTAATTGATTTACAGGGTTATTATTATTCTGCCACGTTGATAACTCACTGATTTTAATGTGATTTACTACAACTTATTTTATAAATTCCATTGAGATTTTTCGGGCTTTTATGGGATGTCAGGATCGGGAAAATTTAACGGATGATAAATAGGCTATAATACAAGCTACTTATTCCAGCCGCGTTTTTCTAGTTCTGGACAGTTAAACTAATAGCCAATAGGGCACCATTTGTTATATGATGCATAGGTAGTACCTTTTCCTGTTGTTCCTGATTTCTACCTTAATGAGTTATGAATCTTTCATAAGTTAACTATAAAAACTAAATTCCGTTGCATTTAAGAACATGTTTAAAATTCCGAACGACTCATTTTAGAAGTATATTAATGAAAGCTACCTGGATGAATGCAACAGATGATTCAGGTAGCCTTTCATGATCCTTATCTAACCTTCTGAAAAAATTCAGCCACGCGAATGATCGTTCAACCTGCCACCTACCGGTTTGTGGAATAAAACCTTTTACTGTCGGCGGTTTCTGAGTTATTTCTATATTCCATTTATAGTGCTGTTCAACCGTATCACTAAATTCACCTCTGTAAGCCATGTCAGTACGAATAAGCTTCATTCTTGAACTATTTTTTTCTATTCTCCACAATAAGTCAAATCCACCTACTGAGTCATGAATATCTGCTGCACTAACACTGATTGCTATTGGTAAGCCCAGGCTATCCACCGCCAGGTGCCTTTTTCGTCCATCAATATGCTTTCCGCCATCAATGCCTGTTTCTATATTTATAAATGGACTTTTTTTTATACGCTGGCTATCAATCGCTCCTGTAGAAGGTGCATAATTTCGGCCCTGCCTCATTCTTTCTTTTCTTACAACCTTACTCATAACCTTTTCAAAGAATCCATTTTTCTTCCACTTGTTAAAATAATAGTAAACGATTTGCCAGTAAGGGAATTCGCTGCTTAAATTGCGCCATTGACAACCCGTTCTGCAGACCCATAGAATAGCATTAAATATGTTTCGAAGACAATATTTACGCTTTCTTTTG
This window of the Chitinophaga sancti genome carries:
- a CDS encoding IS5 family transposase: MRPKYTLLTDLHWQSIEKLLADKRKRKYCLRNIFNAILWVCRTGCQWRNLSSEFPYWQIVYYYFNKWKKNGFFEKVMSKVVRKERMRQGRNYAPSTGAIDSQRIKKSPFINIETGIDGGKHIDGRKRHLAVDSLGLPIAISVSAADIHDSVGGFDLLWRIEKNSSRMKLIRTDMAYRGEFSDTVEQHYKWNIEITQKPPTVKGFIPQTGRWQVERSFAWLNFFRRLDKDHERLPESSVAFIQVAFINILLK
- a CDS encoding phosphoribosyltransferase-like protein, with product MLGDLSKKISTILNDYENNRMTEEHVVKWVCQFDEADRVFILEELSIIFEKTYLTKDECKNFLKVAINYLTKTYGYSSGEELMVNTVILDLQKDGKSQKELIDLLGEVLQENYNMTLDNCGQTHSHYLYLDDVLATGNTLFTNLCNWLKSSNAHNAAITNYEYIKQKDIKVSLCFTCLHSWGANNTEYRLMMEFDDKIKKYIKFSRAYEIENNAKAYNSKLNLMIPIADQPNEIKAYLTSLDADKYEDRAYRKEGTPISETLFSSAANRIRLENIFLRKGIEILSQVKTLTVKQIRPLGYTIKSHKTFGLGTMFFTYRNIPNNCPIVFWWGNNWYPLFNLKNRGNS